The Methanobrevibacter sp. TLL-48-HuF1 genomic sequence ATTAATTCTGTTGGGTTGAATATTAAATTTTCAGATTCAAAGTCATATTTTTTCATGTCTGAATTTAATTCTTCAATTAAATTTATAAAACTAAATCCGTCTTCTTTTGCAGCATATTTAAACAGTTTGTCTTCTGCCTGATTCGACATGTTATCACGCTAATCAATTTTTATAGCAATTATTATGATATATCAAGTATTTAAATGCTTTGTTGTAAAAAAGAACAATTTTTAAGGCTGAAATCAATATTTTAAAGTTAAATAAATATTATTTTTAATTTAAAATAAATATTGTTTATACTTTGTTAAATTGTTTTTTACTGGTTAAATTGTCTTTAAATTTAACAATAAGCTTTTATATTTCTTATTACCAAGATTAGAGTAGAGGTGTTTTAGATATGAACTCCTATTTGAATATTAGAATTAATGGTAAAAATTTAGAAAAGAAAGCAGATATTGAAAATGCAATTTTGAAATTTGATGAAGATTTAAAAGAAAATCCTGATGATGAAGCTACCATTGTTGGGAAATCTGTTTTATTATATAAACTAGGTAAATTAAATGAATCTCTTAATTGTTTAAATCAGATTGAAAATATTAGAAATGTTTCTATTATAGAGTTAAAAGCTGTTATTTTAATGGGACTGGAAAACTATAAACAGGCACTGGAATTGTTAAACGAAGTTTTGAAAGTGGATAACGGCAATATCAGTGCACTTTACTATAAAACTGAATGCCTTTTTCAATTAAAACGTTTTAATGAAGTTGTAGATACTGCCAATGTAGCCTTGAAAATTGATAAAAACCATCAATCTATCTTAATAAATAAGTTCTGTTCTTTAGTTGAACTTAACAGCACAAAAGAAGCTTTAAAAGTTAAAGAAAAACTTTTAAGATTAGGTTTAAATTGCAATATCTGAGGTTAATAATATGGAACATCAAATAAAGGAATTCAGAAAAGAGGATATTGACAAGGAAGAATTAAAAAAACAAATACCTGCATGGTGTAATCTTTTAAGAGAATCACCTGATGATGTGAGACTAAGAATTATTGTTGCATCAATGTTTTATTTCATTGATGAAAAACAAAAATCACTTAAATTATTAAAAAATGCGCCAAATGGTGAAAATATAGAATTAAAAGAAGTAAAAGCAATTGTTTATATGGATTTGGATTATTATAATGAAGCTTTAGAGCTGTTTAATGAAATTTTAGATGCTGATTATAACAAAAGCATTTTGGATTTAAAAGTTGACTGTTTATTTCTTTTAGAAAAGTTTGAAGAGGTAATTAAAACAGCTGATGAATACTTGGAAAGTTTTGGAGATAATCTTGATGTTTTAACTAATAAAAAATTGGCTTTAGAAGAATTAAACCGCAAAAATGATGCAAATGAAGTGGAAAAAACAATTTCAAATTTAAAGACATTTAATAAATTTGCAATCTATCTGCCAAAAGATCAGATTGATGAGACTATTCCGGCAGAAATTTATGAAAAAGAATTGGGGTTGTGCTTTGATGATTTGAAAGATAATCCTGATGATGA encodes the following:
- a CDS encoding tetratricopeptide repeat protein, which encodes MNSYLNIRINGKNLEKKADIENAILKFDEDLKENPDDEATIVGKSVLLYKLGKLNESLNCLNQIENIRNVSIIELKAVILMGLENYKQALELLNEVLKVDNGNISALYYKTECLFQLKRFNEVVDTANVALKIDKNHQSILINKFCSLVELNSTKEALKVKEKLLRLGLNCNI